Proteins co-encoded in one Streptomyces sp. NBC_01283 genomic window:
- a CDS encoding AAA family ATPase: MASGKSTVAQALAERLPRAAHVRGDVFRRMIVSGGQEYEPGASDEAEAQLRLRYGLSASTADAYASAGFVAVVQDVILGEELKTYVDLLRTRPVHVVVLAPRPDAVEAREAGRGKTGYGAWTVQDLDTGLRETTPRLGLWLDSSDLTVDETVDAILAGLDEARL, translated from the coding sequence GCCCTGGCCGAGCGCCTGCCGCGCGCGGCGCACGTGCGGGGCGACGTCTTCCGCCGGATGATCGTGTCGGGCGGCCAGGAGTACGAGCCCGGCGCATCGGATGAAGCGGAGGCCCAACTCCGCCTGCGCTACGGCCTGTCGGCGTCGACGGCCGACGCATACGCGTCGGCGGGCTTCGTCGCGGTGGTCCAGGACGTCATCCTGGGCGAGGAGTTGAAGACGTACGTGGACCTGCTGCGTACGCGCCCCGTACATGTCGTGGTGCTCGCCCCGAGGCCGGACGCGGTCGAGGCGAGGGAGGCCGGTCGCGGGAAGACCGGCTATGGCGCGTGGACCGTACAGGACCTGGACACGGGCCTGCGGGAGACGACGCCACGGCTCGGCCTCTGGCTGGACAGCAGTGACCTGACGGTCGACGAGACGGTGGACGCGATCCTCGCGGGGCTGGACGAGGCGCGGCTCTAG